From Microbacterium sp. YJN-G, a single genomic window includes:
- a CDS encoding LamG-like jellyroll fold domain-containing protein, with translation MRTRNLTSVLAITAVVMGLLVVQAPPPAAALSAGIEFSADDLPTWQTNGTVWAIDAAKGKVVAGGTFSQVRPPTGQAGTVRSQDALVILDGETGAPDQCQFSMSLSGGTPTVRAVQTSDDGSVVYIGGNFSNVGGVNVARIAALDVATCRVLPFRAPLPGSTVTALDVHENTLYAGGLFTSVGSARRLAFAAFDATSGALLDWVADAVRTRDDLPSAVGQARAVQASPDGTKVVVGGDLFEINGVYSHSIAMVTAATGPNGAGGEVVRTYPSGFIPNTSVTKTIVDGGDGRFYIGNEGTGGGVFDGKAAFSWETGDQIWRDTCLGAVQDLLVRGGTVYSASHHHNCAGINAFPDGIRRYFNAQSTETMEFFGWLPLGNDGIGEGIGPRALTVVTGRTTGKDYLWSGGEFTRINGSDQQGLTRFGPDDVGAPPVPVTTAQATSDGTIQVSFRTVVDPDDDRLTYSVYRTGTSGPIWQGPAKSLWWVRPQVTFVDSNVTPGTSYTYRVTASDGTNTSGLSAPVSARAIAPADDYGRAVRALQPEANWSGPVVGSWVVDTSAKTNRADAVNGLLMDGAASVAGDSAVPTDDSAFSFDGSNDYIRTDQLHPGPTTYTVSAWVKTTTTRGGKIIGFGNGQPNTGTNASRLSVSYDRHLYMTNAGRVIFGVYTAGAVTLTTPQSLNDGEWHYVVGTQGPAGMTLYVDGLPVASNGQTNAQNYWGIWRVGGDQLNGWPSRPTSNFLSGLIDEATVYPSALSRNDVARVYLASGRSLDTNPAPTDQYGAAVFDDDPDLYWRFDESTGQAKDSSLLGLRPGTYGLGTQPGVTGVISGNTAVRTPGTLTGIVSTTEALAPARVFTAEAWFKTTTTSGGKIFGFENMPTGNGTGYDKHLYMTDDGRLIWGSWIGSAAVVTSPAAYNDGAWHHVAGVIDDFGRKLFVDGEQVAQSNVVGAETGNGYWRVGGGNLGGWPDQPANGYFDGVIDEFAVYPQSMPLATVAAHHLLGVGDAAAPSAPTGLQASAGDDGITLTWTAAESGFGVDEYRIHRSAEAGFTPSAETLIGTSEQLSFLDETAAPGDAYYRVVAVGPGENAGPPSDEVHIVVPDTTPPSAPTGLTAVVDQDSVSLSWTASTDDVGVTGYQVHRGDAAGFTPSSTTLLGTTAETSYVDADRPASAGDFYRVIAVDAAGNASDPSEAAEATEPDTTPPSAVTGVSAEPGESGVNVSWQAAGDDVGVAAYRVFRGTTADFTVSASNQIAEVAGLSHLDAAPAGTWFYRVVAVDAAGNAGLASDAAQASVADVQAPSVPSGVGASVDGSSVMVSWSASSDDVGVVGYQVHRGSSAGFVVSAGSKVADVTSTSFTDAGRPAGTWYYRVVAVDAAGNESAASAEVSGTVAGSSEPVTVSVPVVEDAMVFGVAAGSNYGSDSQLSSRGGSSPIESFLSFDLPSAPSGMVLAGAELRLRTSTDPSASSGDAHAVHLMSGAWSESTVTWSTRPTAAGAVLGSLPAAPATNTAYAVSLSAGALGGVLGSTQTLRISSTGADNVRLWSSEASYAPYRPELVLTFIEGAGPEPDVQAPSVPSGVGASVDGSSVMVSWSASSDDVGVVGYQVHRGSSAGFVVSAGSKVADVTSTSFTDAGRPAGTWYYRVVAVDAAGNESAASAEVSGTVAGSSEPVTVSVPVVEDAMVFGVAAGSNYGSDSQLSSRGGSSPIESFLSFDLPSAPSGMVLAGAELRVRTSTDPSSSSGDAHAVHLMSGAWSESTVTWSTRPTAAGAVLGSLPAAPATNTAYAVSLSAGALGGVLGSTQTLRISSTGADNVRLWSSEASYAPYRPELVLTFTPAM, from the coding sequence GTGCGCACACGCAATCTGACGTCCGTTCTGGCGATCACTGCGGTGGTCATGGGTCTGCTCGTCGTACAGGCGCCGCCACCGGCGGCGGCACTGTCGGCCGGCATCGAGTTCAGCGCCGACGATCTGCCCACCTGGCAGACCAACGGAACGGTCTGGGCGATAGATGCCGCGAAGGGCAAGGTCGTCGCGGGCGGCACCTTCTCGCAGGTGCGCCCGCCGACGGGGCAGGCCGGGACCGTTCGCTCACAGGACGCGCTCGTGATCCTCGACGGCGAGACCGGTGCCCCCGACCAGTGCCAGTTCAGCATGTCGCTGTCGGGGGGCACCCCGACGGTGCGCGCTGTGCAGACCAGCGATGACGGCTCGGTCGTCTACATCGGCGGCAACTTCTCCAACGTCGGCGGGGTGAACGTCGCCCGCATCGCCGCGCTCGACGTCGCCACGTGCCGGGTGCTGCCGTTCCGCGCTCCGCTGCCCGGTTCGACCGTGACCGCCCTCGACGTGCACGAGAACACCCTGTACGCGGGCGGGCTGTTCACCAGCGTCGGTTCGGCTCGGCGGCTGGCGTTCGCCGCGTTCGACGCCACGTCCGGCGCGCTGCTCGACTGGGTCGCGGATGCCGTCCGCACCCGCGACGACCTGCCCAGCGCGGTCGGTCAGGCACGGGCCGTTCAGGCATCACCGGACGGCACGAAGGTCGTCGTCGGCGGCGACCTCTTCGAGATCAACGGGGTCTACTCGCATTCGATCGCGATGGTCACCGCTGCCACCGGCCCCAACGGCGCCGGCGGCGAGGTCGTCCGCACCTACCCCTCGGGCTTCATCCCGAACACCTCGGTCACCAAGACGATCGTCGACGGCGGTGACGGGCGTTTCTACATCGGCAACGAGGGCACCGGTGGCGGCGTCTTCGACGGCAAGGCCGCGTTCTCGTGGGAGACGGGCGACCAGATCTGGCGTGACACCTGCCTGGGCGCCGTGCAGGACCTGCTCGTGCGCGGCGGCACCGTCTACTCCGCCAGCCACCACCACAACTGCGCGGGGATCAACGCGTTCCCCGACGGCATCCGCCGGTACTTCAACGCGCAGAGCACCGAGACGATGGAGTTCTTCGGATGGCTGCCGCTCGGCAACGACGGCATCGGCGAGGGGATCGGGCCGCGGGCGCTGACGGTCGTGACCGGCCGCACCACCGGCAAGGACTACCTGTGGTCGGGCGGCGAGTTCACCCGCATCAACGGCAGCGACCAGCAGGGTCTCACCCGCTTCGGCCCCGATGACGTCGGGGCTCCGCCGGTGCCGGTGACGACGGCGCAGGCGACCAGCGATGGGACCATCCAGGTGAGCTTCCGCACCGTGGTCGACCCTGACGACGACCGCCTCACCTACAGCGTGTACCGCACGGGCACGTCCGGCCCGATCTGGCAGGGCCCCGCGAAGTCGCTGTGGTGGGTGCGTCCGCAGGTCACCTTCGTCGACTCGAACGTGACTCCGGGCACCAGCTACACGTATCGGGTCACGGCATCCGACGGCACGAACACGTCCGGGCTGTCCGCCCCCGTCAGCGCCCGCGCCATCGCACCGGCCGACGACTACGGACGCGCGGTGCGAGCGCTCCAGCCGGAGGCGAACTGGTCGGGCCCCGTCGTCGGATCCTGGGTCGTCGACACCTCGGCCAAGACGAACAGAGCGGATGCCGTGAACGGCCTGCTCATGGACGGCGCGGCGAGCGTCGCCGGCGACAGCGCAGTCCCCACGGATGACAGCGCCTTCAGCTTCGACGGCAGCAACGACTACATCCGCACGGACCAGCTGCACCCCGGTCCGACGACCTACACGGTGTCGGCCTGGGTGAAGACGACGACGACCCGAGGCGGCAAGATCATCGGCTTCGGCAACGGGCAGCCCAACACCGGCACGAACGCCTCGAGGCTGAGCGTCAGCTATGACCGCCACCTGTACATGACCAACGCCGGTCGCGTGATCTTCGGCGTGTACACCGCCGGTGCGGTGACGCTGACGACGCCGCAGAGCCTCAACGACGGCGAGTGGCACTACGTGGTCGGCACGCAGGGCCCGGCGGGCATGACCCTGTACGTCGACGGTCTGCCGGTGGCCTCGAACGGCCAGACGAACGCGCAGAACTACTGGGGAATCTGGCGCGTCGGCGGTGACCAGCTCAACGGCTGGCCCAGCCGCCCGACGAGCAACTTCCTGTCGGGGCTCATCGACGAGGCCACGGTGTACCCGTCGGCCCTCAGCCGCAACGATGTCGCGCGCGTCTACCTGGCCTCGGGCCGTTCGCTCGACACGAACCCCGCGCCGACCGATCAATACGGTGCGGCGGTGTTCGACGACGACCCCGACCTGTACTGGCGGTTCGACGAGAGCACCGGTCAGGCGAAGGACTCGTCGCTGCTCGGTCTGCGGCCCGGCACGTACGGCCTCGGCACGCAGCCCGGCGTCACGGGCGTGATCTCGGGCAACACGGCCGTTCGCACTCCGGGCACCCTCACCGGAATCGTGAGCACGACCGAGGCGCTCGCGCCGGCACGGGTCTTCACCGCTGAGGCGTGGTTCAAGACCACGACCACCTCGGGCGGCAAGATCTTCGGCTTCGAGAACATGCCGACCGGCAACGGCACAGGGTACGACAAGCACCTCTACATGACCGACGACGGGCGGCTGATCTGGGGATCCTGGATCGGGTCGGCCGCAGTCGTCACCTCGCCCGCCGCGTACAACGACGGAGCGTGGCACCATGTCGCCGGTGTGATCGACGACTTCGGCCGCAAGCTGTTCGTCGACGGCGAGCAGGTGGCGCAGAGCAACGTGGTGGGAGCCGAGACCGGCAACGGCTACTGGCGGGTCGGCGGAGGCAACCTGGGCGGCTGGCCCGACCAGCCCGCCAACGGCTACTTCGACGGCGTCATCGACGAGTTCGCGGTGTACCCGCAGTCGATGCCGCTCGCCACGGTCGCCGCGCACCATCTGCTCGGCGTCGGCGATGCCGCAGCGCCTTCGGCACCGACCGGCCTTCAGGCCAGCGCCGGCGACGACGGCATCACGCTCACCTGGACGGCTGCCGAGAGCGGCTTCGGCGTGGACGAGTACCGCATCCACCGCAGTGCGGAGGCGGGCTTCACACCCTCGGCCGAGACGCTGATCGGCACCAGCGAGCAGCTCTCGTTCCTTGACGAGACCGCGGCACCGGGCGACGCCTACTACCGCGTCGTCGCCGTCGGGCCCGGCGAGAACGCGGGGCCGCCCTCGGATGAGGTGCACATCGTGGTGCCCGACACCACCCCGCCGAGCGCGCCTACCGGCCTGACGGCCGTGGTCGACCAGGACTCGGTGAGCCTCTCGTGGACGGCGTCGACCGATGACGTCGGTGTGACCGGGTACCAGGTGCACCGCGGCGACGCCGCCGGGTTCACCCCGTCGAGCACCACCCTGCTCGGCACCACCGCCGAGACGAGCTACGTCGACGCGGATCGTCCGGCGTCGGCCGGCGACTTCTACCGGGTGATCGCCGTCGACGCCGCCGGCAACGCCAGTGACCCGTCAGAGGCGGCCGAGGCCACCGAACCCGACACGACGCCACCGTCTGCCGTGACCGGAGTTTCGGCGGAGCCGGGCGAGTCCGGGGTGAACGTCAGCTGGCAGGCAGCCGGTGACGACGTGGGGGTGGCGGCGTACCGCGTCTTCCGCGGCACCACGGCCGACTTCACCGTCTCCGCCTCGAACCAGATCGCCGAGGTGGCCGGGCTGTCGCACCTGGATGCGGCGCCGGCGGGCACCTGGTTCTACCGGGTCGTGGCCGTCGACGCGGCCGGCAACGCCGGCCTCGCCTCGGATGCCGCACAGGCGTCGGTCGCCGATGTGCAGGCTCCGTCGGTGCCGTCGGGTGTGGGGGCGTCGGTGGATGGGTCGAGTGTGATGGTGTCGTGGTCGGCGTCGTCGGATGATGTCGGGGTTGTGGGTTATCAGGTGCATCGGGGTTCGTCGGCGGGGTTCGTGGTGTCGGCGGGGTCGAAGGTGGCTGATGTGACGTCGACGTCGTTCACGGATGCGGGCCGGCCGGCGGGTACCTGGTATTACCGGGTGGTCGCGGTGGATGCTGCGGGGAATGAGAGTGCGGCGTCGGCGGAGGTGTCGGGCACGGTGGCGGGTTCTTCGGAGCCGGTGACGGTGTCGGTGCCTGTGGTCGAGGATGCGATGGTGTTCGGGGTGGCTGCGGGGTCGAACTACGGTTCGGATTCGCAGTTGTCGTCTCGTGGCGGGTCTTCGCCGATCGAGTCGTTCCTGTCGTTCGATCTGCCGTCGGCGCCGTCGGGCATGGTGCTGGCCGGGGCTGAGCTGCGGCTGCGGACGTCGACGGATCCGTCGGCGTCGTCGGGGGATGCGCATGCGGTGCATCTGATGTCGGGGGCGTGGTCGGAGTCGACGGTGACGTGGAGCACGCGGCCGACGGCCGCCGGCGCGGTGCTGGGGTCGCTGCCGGCGGCGCCGGCGACGAACACGGCGTATGCGGTGTCGTTGTCGGCGGGTGCGCTGGGCGGGGTGCTGGGATCGACGCAGACGCTGCGGATCTCGAGCACCGGTGCCGACAACGTGCGCCTGTGGTCCTCCGAAGCCAGCTACGCCCCCTACCGACCCGAACTCGTCCTCACCTTCATCGAGGGCGCCGGCCCGGAGCCCGATGTGCAGGCGCCGTCGGTGCCGTCGGGTGTGGGGGCGTCGGTGGATGGGTCGAGTGTGATGGTGTCGTGGTCGGCGTCGTCGGATGATGTCGGGGTTGTGGGTTATCAGGTGCATCGGGGTTCGTCGGCGGGGTTCGTGGTGTCGGCGGGGTCGAAGGTGGCTGATGTGACGTCGACGTCGTTCACGGATGCGGGCCGGCCGGCGGGTACCTGGTATTACCGGGTGGTCGCGGTGGATGCTGCGGGGAATGAGAGTGCGGCGTCGGCGGAGGTGTCGGGCACGGTGGCGGGTTCTTCGGAGCCGGTGACGGTGTCGGTGCCTGTGGTCGAGGATGCGATGGTGTTCGGGGTGGCTGCGGGGTCGAACTACGGTTCGGATTCGCAGTTGTCGTCTCGTGGCGGGTCTTCGCCGATCGAGTCGTTCCTGTCGTTCGATCTGCCGTCGGCGCCGTCGGGCATGGTGCTGGCCGGGGCTGAGTTGCGGGTGCGGACGTCGACGGATCCGTCGTCGTCGTCGGGGGATGCGCATGCGGTGCATCTGATGTCGGGGGCGTGGTCGGAGTCGACGGTGACGTGGAGCACGCGGCCGACGGCCGCCGGCGCGGTGCTGGGGTCGCTGCCGGCGGCGCCGGCGACGAACACGGCGTATGCGGTGTCGTTGTCGGCGGGTGCGCTGGGCGGGGTGCTGGGATCGACGCAGACGCTGCGGATCTCGAGCACCGGCGCCGACAACGTGCGCCTGTGGTCCTCCGAAGCCAGCTACGCCCCCTACCGACCCGAACTCGTCCTCACCTTCACGCCCGCGATGTGA
- a CDS encoding adenylyltransferase/cytidyltransferase family protein, translating into MGTRIGYTTGAFDLFHVGHLNILRHAREHCDYLIAGVASDEMLRTVKGVEPVIPTAERAEIVRSIIYVDDIYIETTGSKLDAWHNLHFTCFFKGDDWRGTEKGLRLERELATVGVDVVYFPYTVHTSSTVLRRALDALTRTEMAASR; encoded by the coding sequence ATGGGGACTCGCATCGGGTATACCACTGGGGCGTTCGACTTGTTCCATGTCGGACACCTCAACATTCTGCGGCACGCCCGAGAGCACTGCGATTATCTGATCGCGGGGGTCGCCAGTGACGAGATGCTGCGCACGGTCAAAGGCGTCGAGCCCGTCATACCGACCGCCGAACGCGCCGAGATCGTGCGCAGCATCATCTACGTCGACGACATCTACATCGAGACCACCGGGTCGAAGCTGGATGCGTGGCACAACCTGCACTTCACGTGCTTCTTCAAGGGCGATGACTGGCGCGGCACCGAGAAGGGGCTGCGGCTCGAACGCGAGCTCGCGACGGTCGGCGTGGATGTCGTGTACTTCCCGTACACCGTCCACACCTCGAGCACGGTGCTGCGACGCGCACTCGATGCCCTCACCCGCACCGAGATGGCGGCGTCACGATGA
- a CDS encoding phenylacetate--CoA ligase family protein, translating into MDVRRSVFDFKVAAVGGSAYRSFLARSRLADRSGREALLQQQRADAAELARWASVKSVWYRERIAPLLADDLADPQTFERIPILEKEDLRDHYDEIIAVDSGVRRTTVARTGGSTGQPLKVLKDFSVRPATLTWRLMHWWGVDPSDNSASVERLPWHGIKQVANTVFWWPTKKVNVDAGAMDESDLAYFARAIRRIEPTMIWGYAHSLHEFALAVERNGWQLPSPRAISSSAAPLTATQAADIERILGAPVYETYRAAEVSLIAGQCEHRRGLHVQADHKLLEVVDDDGRRVPDGEPGEIVVTDLLNHAQPILRYRLGDVGVIDTEPCPCGRPFPLLNALLGRSNDVIRTKEGLVSIYSFASAFSKHPAIQQYQIHQLEDYSLLLKVVPSGPAVMIEDLGGALADLSREFRGALPVSAELVERLPHIRGKQKSVVSHLSDAQGTGDPQGTG; encoded by the coding sequence ATGGACGTTCGCCGGTCGGTGTTCGATTTCAAGGTCGCAGCGGTCGGAGGCTCGGCATACCGCAGCTTCCTGGCCCGATCGCGACTCGCGGACAGGAGCGGACGGGAGGCTCTGCTCCAGCAGCAGCGGGCGGACGCCGCAGAACTCGCCCGCTGGGCCTCGGTCAAGTCGGTCTGGTACCGAGAGCGCATCGCACCCCTTCTGGCTGACGACCTGGCGGACCCGCAGACGTTCGAGCGCATCCCGATTCTCGAGAAGGAGGATCTGCGCGACCACTACGACGAGATCATCGCAGTCGACAGCGGTGTGCGGCGCACGACCGTGGCCCGCACGGGCGGAAGCACCGGGCAGCCGCTGAAGGTGCTCAAGGACTTCTCCGTCCGCCCTGCCACCCTCACCTGGCGGTTGATGCATTGGTGGGGCGTCGACCCTTCCGACAACTCCGCGAGCGTCGAACGGCTGCCCTGGCATGGCATCAAGCAAGTGGCGAACACCGTGTTCTGGTGGCCGACGAAGAAGGTCAACGTCGACGCGGGGGCGATGGATGAGTCGGATCTCGCCTACTTCGCTCGCGCGATCCGCCGGATCGAGCCGACGATGATCTGGGGGTATGCCCACTCGCTCCACGAGTTCGCGCTCGCGGTCGAGCGCAACGGTTGGCAGCTGCCTTCGCCGCGCGCGATCTCCTCATCCGCCGCACCACTCACGGCGACACAGGCCGCCGACATCGAGCGGATACTCGGGGCACCGGTCTACGAGACCTACCGTGCCGCGGAGGTGTCACTCATCGCCGGTCAGTGCGAGCATCGGCGAGGCCTGCACGTCCAAGCCGACCACAAACTCCTCGAGGTGGTCGACGATGATGGGCGGCGGGTGCCCGACGGTGAGCCGGGCGAGATCGTCGTGACCGACCTGCTCAACCATGCACAGCCCATACTCCGCTACCGTCTCGGCGATGTCGGCGTGATCGATACGGAGCCATGCCCCTGCGGTCGGCCGTTCCCGCTGCTGAACGCGCTGCTGGGGCGCAGCAACGACGTGATCCGCACCAAGGAGGGCTTGGTGAGCATCTACAGCTTCGCCTCGGCCTTCTCGAAGCATCCGGCGATCCAGCAGTATCAGATTCACCAGCTCGAGGATTATTCGCTGTTGCTGAAAGTGGTGCCGAGTGGTCCGGCGGTCATGATCGAGGATCTCGGTGGCGCACTGGCGGACCTCTCACGGGAGTTCCGCGGCGCGCTTCCTGTGTCGGCCGAGCTCGTCGAGCGATTGCCTCATATCCGTGGGAAGCAGAAGTCCGTGGTCAGTCATCTGAGCGATGCGCAGGGCACCGGCGATCCGCAGGGAACCGGGTGA
- a CDS encoding sugar transferase yields the protein MTSVGEVLKLSRGDAGLRAVPAPRALRAVPDTVVAPRATTVLEQRRRWERHYRMLLHVTDVGMIVLVVGLTVGIQIQLGAAPLDTAVRAGLLCAVWMATLSGTHTRDSALFRPSVAEYRGVAHATGLAFGILAIGDALMSLHGMQLLVVVALPLGLGMLMLSRWSWRRWLLAQRATGGFASRTLVVGNREDVDYVIGSLDDAASAGLRVVGVTLLDGRASAQPAELVIGDGAYPVLGDADTVSDIARDLGTDTIIVASRPQGDPEYVKRLSWQLEGTAAELVLCNRLADVAGPRLSFEPLDGLPLIRMRIPAYSGGQHAVKRVLDVVVAAIALIPIAIALPFLAILIKLDSPGPVFFFQERVGRDGRLFKMVKFRSMHTDAEQQLVALRAQNEGAGLLFKMKDDPRVTRVGRVMRKLSLDELPQFWNVLVGDMSVVGPRPPLTSEVGAYDGSVFRRLYIKPGITGLWQVSGRSDLSWDESVRLDLRYVENWSVVSDLQIMWRTAKVMVRPTGAY from the coding sequence ATGACTTCCGTTGGGGAAGTCCTGAAGCTCAGCCGAGGCGACGCGGGGCTCCGCGCCGTCCCGGCACCGCGGGCATTGCGCGCGGTGCCCGACACTGTCGTGGCACCGCGCGCGACCACAGTACTGGAGCAACGACGCCGCTGGGAACGGCACTATCGGATGCTCCTGCACGTCACGGATGTCGGCATGATCGTCCTCGTGGTCGGTCTCACCGTCGGCATCCAGATCCAGCTGGGGGCCGCCCCCCTCGACACCGCCGTCCGCGCCGGGCTCCTGTGCGCGGTGTGGATGGCGACGCTCAGCGGCACCCACACGCGCGACTCCGCGCTGTTCCGCCCCAGCGTGGCGGAATATCGTGGGGTAGCGCACGCCACCGGCTTGGCATTCGGCATCCTGGCCATCGGTGACGCGCTCATGAGCCTGCATGGAATGCAGTTGCTTGTGGTCGTCGCCCTCCCCCTCGGGCTGGGAATGCTGATGCTGAGCCGGTGGTCCTGGCGTCGATGGCTGCTCGCGCAGCGCGCGACAGGCGGCTTCGCCTCACGCACACTCGTCGTCGGGAACCGTGAAGACGTCGACTACGTCATCGGCAGCCTCGACGACGCCGCCTCAGCCGGGCTGCGGGTCGTCGGTGTCACCCTGCTCGACGGCCGCGCCTCCGCACAGCCCGCCGAGCTGGTGATCGGCGACGGCGCCTACCCGGTGCTCGGCGACGCCGACACCGTCAGCGACATCGCCCGCGATCTCGGCACCGACACGATCATCGTCGCCAGCCGCCCGCAGGGCGATCCCGAGTACGTCAAGCGCCTGAGCTGGCAGCTCGAGGGCACCGCCGCCGAGCTCGTGCTCTGCAACAGGCTCGCCGACGTCGCGGGCCCTCGGCTGTCGTTCGAGCCGCTCGACGGGCTGCCGCTGATCCGCATGCGCATTCCGGCGTACTCCGGCGGACAGCATGCCGTCAAGCGCGTGCTCGACGTCGTCGTCGCGGCCATCGCACTGATCCCGATCGCCATCGCGCTGCCGTTCCTGGCGATCCTGATCAAGCTCGACTCCCCCGGCCCGGTCTTCTTCTTCCAAGAACGGGTCGGGCGGGACGGCCGGCTGTTCAAGATGGTCAAGTTCCGCTCGATGCACACGGATGCCGAACAGCAGCTCGTCGCCCTGCGCGCGCAGAACGAGGGCGCCGGGCTGCTGTTCAAGATGAAGGACGACCCGCGCGTCACCCGGGTCGGACGCGTGATGCGCAAGCTCTCGCTCGACGAGCTGCCGCAGTTCTGGAACGTGCTCGTGGGCGACATGAGCGTGGTGGGCCCGCGTCCGCCGCTGACCAGCGAGGTCGGCGCCTACGACGGCAGCGTCTTCCGCCGGCTCTATATCAAGCCGGGCATCACCGGGCTGTGGCAGGTGTCGGGCCGCAGCGACCTGTCGTGGGACGAGAGCGTGCGGCTCGACCTGAGGTACGTCGAGAACTGGTCGGTCGTCAGCGACCTGCAGATCATGTGGCGCACCGCGAAGGTCATGGTCCGCCCGACGGGTGCGTACTGA
- a CDS encoding glycosyltransferase family 4 protein, whose protein sequence is MDTSDRAVLFVGINYAPEPTGISPYTTGMAEGLARRGHRVRVLTSYPHYPWWQVPEEHAGLPRDADINGVAVRRLRHYIPRRPDNLRRALFELSFGIRALFNRWGRPGVVVVVSPALLASRLVTARARLQRIPVITWVQDIYTLGISEASDGAGSRVIRRIERNLADCAARVVVIHERFRRMLVEDVGTTAPVDVVRNWSHVPEVSDARRVETRRGLGWADDEIVVLHAGAMGAKQGLENVVHAAREATRRSSKVRFVLLGDGNQREHLESLGGDPRLQFVDPLPDEQFLATLAAADVLLANERPGLTEMSVPSKLTTYFATGLPVIAAVDASSTTHDEILAAGAGPVVPAGDPVALVDAIEALADDPSAAAAYGATGRAYRAEHLTADAALDAFERTIAVAMTR, encoded by the coding sequence ATGGACACCTCTGATCGGGCCGTCCTGTTCGTCGGCATCAACTACGCGCCCGAGCCCACCGGCATCAGTCCGTACACCACCGGCATGGCCGAGGGCCTCGCCCGACGAGGCCACCGCGTGCGCGTGCTGACCTCGTACCCGCACTATCCGTGGTGGCAGGTGCCCGAAGAGCATGCCGGGCTGCCGCGGGATGCCGACATCAACGGCGTCGCCGTGCGGCGGCTGCGACACTACATCCCGCGGCGTCCGGACAATCTGCGCAGGGCGCTGTTCGAGCTGTCCTTCGGCATCCGGGCGCTGTTCAACCGCTGGGGCCGACCAGGCGTCGTCGTCGTGGTCTCCCCCGCGCTGCTCGCCTCCCGCCTCGTCACAGCACGTGCCCGGCTGCAGCGCATCCCTGTCATCACCTGGGTGCAGGACATCTACACCCTCGGCATCTCTGAGGCATCCGACGGCGCCGGCAGCCGCGTCATCCGCCGCATCGAGCGGAACCTCGCGGACTGCGCCGCTCGCGTCGTCGTGATCCACGAACGCTTCCGCCGGATGCTCGTCGAAGACGTGGGCACCACGGCGCCCGTCGACGTGGTGCGCAACTGGTCGCACGTGCCCGAAGTCAGCGACGCCCGACGCGTCGAGACGCGCCGCGGCCTGGGCTGGGCCGACGACGAGATCGTCGTGCTGCACGCCGGCGCGATGGGCGCGAAGCAGGGGCTCGAGAATGTCGTGCACGCGGCGCGCGAGGCGACGCGGCGTTCATCGAAGGTGCGCTTCGTGCTGCTCGGAGACGGGAACCAGCGCGAGCACCTGGAATCGCTCGGCGGCGACCCGCGGCTGCAGTTCGTGGATCCGCTGCCCGACGAGCAGTTCCTGGCGACCCTCGCCGCAGCCGACGTGCTGCTCGCGAACGAGCGGCCGGGCCTCACCGAGATGTCGGTGCCGAGCAAGCTGACCACCTACTTCGCGACCGGCCTTCCGGTCATCGCGGCCGTCGACGCGTCGAGCACGACCCACGACGAGATCCTGGCGGCCGGCGCCGGCCCCGTCGTGCCCGCAGGCGATCCGGTCGCTCTCGTCGACGCGATCGAGGCTCTCGCCGACGACCCGTCGGCGGCCGCCGCGTACGGCGCGACAGGACGTGCGTACCGGGCGGAGCATCTGACAGCGGATGCCGCACTGGACGCCTTCGAGCGCACCATAGCCGTTGCGATGACGCGCTGA
- a CDS encoding CDP-alcohol phosphatidyltransferase family protein, protein MTFTDALQSLRRAQKTSRGVSLYTRWVNRPLGRVLAAAAATAGLSPNTVTVISAVVTAAGLVTLAVAPVSIGTGIAVAVLLVLGFALDSADGQVARLTGTSSPAGEWLDHVVDAGKMTALHAAVLIALWRNGADAGWLGVVLAYQLVSVVFFAALTLHPLLQRGERVAAGPPSGDAGAPSGDAGAAAAAPSPLRAVGLLPADYGVLAASFVLWGAQPVFLVVYTALFVATTLIAAALSVKWFRSLSIAPG, encoded by the coding sequence ATGACGTTCACAGATGCGCTGCAGTCGCTGCGCCGGGCGCAGAAGACCAGCAGGGGCGTGTCGCTGTACACGCGCTGGGTGAACCGTCCGCTGGGCAGGGTTCTGGCCGCTGCAGCCGCGACCGCCGGGCTGAGCCCGAACACGGTCACCGTCATCTCGGCCGTCGTCACGGCCGCCGGCCTGGTGACGCTCGCGGTGGCGCCGGTGAGCATCGGCACTGGAATCGCCGTCGCCGTTCTGCTCGTGCTCGGCTTCGCCCTCGACTCGGCCGACGGACAGGTCGCCCGGCTCACCGGCACCAGCTCGCCGGCGGGTGAATGGCTGGATCACGTGGTGGATGCCGGCAAGATGACGGCCCTGCACGCCGCCGTGCTCATCGCACTGTGGCGGAACGGAGCGGATGCCGGCTGGCTGGGCGTCGTGCTCGCCTATCAGCTCGTCTCGGTGGTGTTCTTCGCGGCGCTGACACTGCATCCGCTGCTGCAGCGCGGCGAGCGCGTCGCGGCCGGACCGCCATCCGGGGATGCCGGAGCGCCGTCCGGGGATGCGGGAGCTGCTGCCGCTGCGCCGTCACCGCTGCGCGCGGTCGGGCTGCTGCCCGCCGACTACGGCGTGCTGGCTGCGTCGTTCGTGCTGTGGGGGGCGCAGCCCGTGTTCCTCGTCGTCTACACGGCGCTGTTCGTCGCGACGACGCTGATCGCCGCCGCGTTGTCCGTCAAGTGGTTCCGCAGTCTGTCGATCGCGCCGGGCTGA